In Oncorhynchus tshawytscha isolate Ot180627B linkage group LG23, Otsh_v2.0, whole genome shotgun sequence, the following proteins share a genomic window:
- the LOC112223035 gene encoding electron transfer flavoprotein subunit beta isoform X1: MSRVLVGVKRVIDYAVKIRVKPDHSGVVTDGVKHSMNPFCEIAVEEAVKLKEKKFIKEVVAVSCGPTQVTETIRTALAMGCDRGIHVEVSGKDYEAMGPLQIAKIFAALAKKEEASLVILGKQAIDDDCNQTGQMTAALLDWPQGTFASEVTIDGEKVKVVREIDGGLETIKISMPAVLTADLRLNTPRYATLPNIMKAKKKKIANMKPADLGVDMVSRVEVLRVDEPPTRLAGVKVETVDDLVAKLKANGTI, from the exons ATGTCGCGGGTTCTTGTTGGAGTTAAACGTGTAATTGACTATGCTGTCAAG ATCCGCGTGAAGCCCGACCACAGCGGGGTggtgacagatggcgtcaagcactccatGAACCCCTTCTGTGAGATCGCTGTAGAGGAGGCCGTCAAACTCAAGGAGAAGAAGTTCATCAAAGAGGTGGTGGCCGTCAGCTGTGGGCCCACGCAAGTAACG gagaccATCCGTACTGCACTGGCCATGGGGTGTGACCGCGGCATCCACGTGGAGGTCTCAGGAAAAGACTACGAGGCCATGGGACCCCTGCAGATCGCCAAGATCTTTGCTGCCCTAGCAAAGAAGGAGGAGGCCTCACTCGTCATCCTGGGCAAACAG GCTATTGACGATGACTGTAACCAGACAGGTCAGATGACGGCAGCCTTGTTAGACTGGCCTCAg GGCACATTTGCCTCTGAGGTGACCATCGATGGGGAAAAGGTGAAGGTGGTGAGGGAAATCGATGGTGGTCTAGAGACCATCAAAATCAGCATGCCAGCCGTCCTCACAGCAGACCTTCGACTCAACACCCCCAGATACGCCACCCTGCCCAACATCATG AAAGCCAAGAAGAAGAAGATAGCCAATATGAAACCAGCAGACCTGGGGGTGGACATGGTGTCGCGAGTGGAGGTGTTGAGGGTGGATGAGCCCCCAACGAGACTGGCTGGAGTGAAGGTGGAGACGGTGGATGACCTGGTCGCCAAACTCAAGGCTAACGGAACAATCTAG
- the LOC112223035 gene encoding electron transfer flavoprotein subunit beta isoform X2, whose product MNPFCEIAVEEAVKLKEKKFIKEVVAVSCGPTQVTETIRTALAMGCDRGIHVEVSGKDYEAMGPLQIAKIFAALAKKEEASLVILGKQAIDDDCNQTGQMTAALLDWPQGTFASEVTIDGEKVKVVREIDGGLETIKISMPAVLTADLRLNTPRYATLPNIMKAKKKKIANMKPADLGVDMVSRVEVLRVDEPPTRLAGVKVETVDDLVAKLKANGTI is encoded by the exons atGAACCCCTTCTGTGAGATCGCTGTAGAGGAGGCCGTCAAACTCAAGGAGAAGAAGTTCATCAAAGAGGTGGTGGCCGTCAGCTGTGGGCCCACGCAAGTAACG gagaccATCCGTACTGCACTGGCCATGGGGTGTGACCGCGGCATCCACGTGGAGGTCTCAGGAAAAGACTACGAGGCCATGGGACCCCTGCAGATCGCCAAGATCTTTGCTGCCCTAGCAAAGAAGGAGGAGGCCTCACTCGTCATCCTGGGCAAACAG GCTATTGACGATGACTGTAACCAGACAGGTCAGATGACGGCAGCCTTGTTAGACTGGCCTCAg GGCACATTTGCCTCTGAGGTGACCATCGATGGGGAAAAGGTGAAGGTGGTGAGGGAAATCGATGGTGGTCTAGAGACCATCAAAATCAGCATGCCAGCCGTCCTCACAGCAGACCTTCGACTCAACACCCCCAGATACGCCACCCTGCCCAACATCATG AAAGCCAAGAAGAAGAAGATAGCCAATATGAAACCAGCAGACCTGGGGGTGGACATGGTGTCGCGAGTGGAGGTGTTGAGGGTGGATGAGCCCCCAACGAGACTGGCTGGAGTGAAGGTGGAGACGGTGGATGACCTGGTCGCCAAACTCAAGGCTAACGGAACAATCTAG
- the vsig10l gene encoding V-set and immunoglobulin domain-containing protein 10-like isoform X2, which produces MSSDQFGVHKWHIFKFILLIFMIGGVNCDLTISTLGPSLVNTTVGSNVTLVVTISGVPDPVITWKMGSLPVVTWTLGSSVAPDIAIIHRDVLKIETDGSLTFQNVSFAYSNTYTVEIVKSGFKTVSATFVLKVYDYIRNVSVNTEPADALEGAEKFTLQYSTLQGEADQWRWYFNSVEIQNNSHYTVGQKSLVIHQPNRNDTGPYTLVLTNPFSTVTFHRKITVLYGPDEPMLGASPSQAFFVSGDTLSLSCQAEGVPQPSTSWMFGGQTLPVSQGGSLNLTNVQTSQGGIYTCVLVNVNTGAQRKRNLTVNVYESPTASPLCSVSAVNGNVDLQFHCRWPGGTPEALLSFPALTNATSGAGDVNLTIPASQDLNGKMVLCRANHPLRQTRCNITASPTISDSSLFPNQNGTIVTMTWEVPPTSVITGFDIQMSGPDLLTVTKNGSRRKRAIEGFRSIQQRPGSSRSTDISVLDPKSTYYFRVIPIAGRTQGEPSAMQRIGPGGLSRPQIIGLAVGIPCGLLFLLLLIGLIYLCVYCCRKKRQQNRYPVPRAVEKVVSTQPDVNTPNHLLTGGLKPLPDYNRMTSQAAPAERSIPLPTFVAPPPVRTATIV; this is translated from the exons ATGTCCTCAGACCAGTTTGGTGTCCACAAATGGCACATTTTTAAGTTCATTCTATTGATATTTATGATTGGAG GTGTAAACTGTGATTTGACCATCTCTACCCTGGGACCCTCACTGGTCAACACCACTGTTGGCAGCAATGTGACTCTGGTAGTGACCATCAGTGGTGTACCTGACCCTGTGATCACATGGAAGATGGGGAGTTTACCTGTGGTTACCTGGACCCTTGGCTCCAGTGTTGCACCAGACATAGCCATCATTCACCGTGATGTGCTGAAGATTGAGACCGATGGGTCCCTCACCTTCCAAAATGTGTCATTTGCCTACAGTAACACCTACACTGTGGAGATAGTCAAGTCTGGATTCAAAACTGTCTCAGCCACATTTGTGCTGAAGGTCTATG ACTACATCCGGAACGTGTCTGTGAACACAGAGCCTGCCGATGCCTTAGAGGGAGCCGAAAAGTTCACTTTGCAGTACAGCACACTGCAGGGTGAGgccgaccagtggaggtggtACTTTAACAGTGTGGAGATACAGAACAACTCTCACTACACAGTGGGCCAGAAGAGCCTGGTCATCCATCAGCCCAACCGGAACGACACAGGACCTTACACCCTGGTCCTGACCAACCCTTTCAGCACTGTCACATTTCATAGGAAAATAACTGTTCTCT ATGGACCAGACGAGCCCATGCTTGGAGCCAGTCCGTCCCAGGCCTTCTTTGTTTCTGgagataccctctctctctcctgtcaggccGAGGGGGTTCCCCAACCCTCCACCTCCTGGATGTTTGGGGGTCAGACCCTGCCCGTTTCCCAAGGAGGAAGTCTCAATCTGACCAATGTCCAAACTAGCCAGGGGGGCATATACACCTGTGTGCTGGTCAATGTGAACACTGGAGCGCAGCGCAAGAGGAACTTGACAGTCAACGTTTATG AGAGCCCGACAGCCAGCCCACTGTGCTCAGTCAGTGCAGTGAACGGAAATGTCGACCTGCAGTTCCACTGCAGGTGGCCAGGAGGCACCCCAGAAGCTCTGCTGTCCTTTCCTGCCTTGACTAACGCCACTAGCGGTGCTGGAGACGTCAATCTGACCATACCCGCCTCTCAGGACCTCAATGGGAAAATGGTCCTCTGTAGGGCCAATCACCCCCTCCGTCAGACACGGTGCAATATTACTGCCA gCCCCACCATCTCAGATTCAAGTCTTTTCCCTAATCAAAATGGAACCATCGTCACAATGACCTGGGAGGTCCCTCCCACCTCTGTGATTACAG GCTTTGACATTCAGATGAGCGGACCAGACCTCCTAACTGTCACTAAAAATGGCAGCCGAAGGAAAAGAGCCATAGAGGGATTCCGGAGCATTCAGCAGAGGCCCGGTTCCTCCCGGAGCACTGATATCTCTGTTCTGGATCCCAAATCCACATACTACTTCCGGGTCATCCCCATTGCTGGCCGAACTCAGGGGGAACCATCAGCGATGCAGAGAATTGGACCCG GTGGTCTGAGCAGACCACAGATTATAGGCCTCGCTGTCGGGATCCCCTgtggcctcctcttcctcctcctcctcatcggCCTCATATACCTCTGTGTCTACTGCTGCAGGAAGAAAC GTCAACAGAACAGATATCCTGTGCCCAGAGCTGTAGAGAAG GTGGTGTCAACCCAACCAGACGTAAACACTCCCAACCACCTGCTGACTGGAGGACTCAAACCACTGCCTGATTACAACAGAATGACATCGCAGGCG GCTCCGGCTGAGCGGTCAATCCCTCTCCCCACGTTTGTCGCTCCTCCCCCTGTGAGAACTGCCACAATTGTGTAA
- the vsig10l gene encoding V-set and immunoglobulin domain-containing protein 10-like isoform X1 codes for MSSDQFGVHKWHIFKFILLIFMIGGVNCDLTISTLGPSLVNTTVGSNVTLVVTISGVPDPVITWKMGSLPVVTWTLGSSVAPDIAIIHRDVLKIETDGSLTFQNVSFAYSNTYTVEIVKSGFKTVSATFVLKVYDYIRNVSVNTEPADALEGAEKFTLQYSTLQGEADQWRWYFNSVEIQNNSHYTVGQKSLVIHQPNRNDTGPYTLVLTNPFSTVTFHRKITVLYGPDEPMLGASPSQAFFVSGDTLSLSCQAEGVPQPSTSWMFGGQTLPVSQGGSLNLTNVQTSQGGIYTCVLVNVNTGAQRKRNLTVNVYESPTASPLCSVSAVNGNVDLQFHCRWPGGTPEALLSFPALTNATSGAGDVNLTIPASQDLNGKMVLCRANHPLRQTRCNITATGPAKFLPMVLTTVDREGKIVVTIHCNSQAMPKAMVTWSKGTELLANGLQYQISVDTAQLNIHDFNTSTAQLYTYTCNCSNPLGNNGKKTQLLGPTISDSSLFPNQNGTIVTMTWEVPPTSVITGFDIQMSGPDLLTVTKNGSRRKRAIEGFRSIQQRPGSSRSTDISVLDPKSTYYFRVIPIAGRTQGEPSAMQRIGPGGLSRPQIIGLAVGIPCGLLFLLLLIGLIYLCVYCCRKKRQQNRYPVPRAVEKVVSTQPDVNTPNHLLTGGLKPLPDYNRMTSQAAPAERSIPLPTFVAPPPVRTATIV; via the exons ATGTCCTCAGACCAGTTTGGTGTCCACAAATGGCACATTTTTAAGTTCATTCTATTGATATTTATGATTGGAG GTGTAAACTGTGATTTGACCATCTCTACCCTGGGACCCTCACTGGTCAACACCACTGTTGGCAGCAATGTGACTCTGGTAGTGACCATCAGTGGTGTACCTGACCCTGTGATCACATGGAAGATGGGGAGTTTACCTGTGGTTACCTGGACCCTTGGCTCCAGTGTTGCACCAGACATAGCCATCATTCACCGTGATGTGCTGAAGATTGAGACCGATGGGTCCCTCACCTTCCAAAATGTGTCATTTGCCTACAGTAACACCTACACTGTGGAGATAGTCAAGTCTGGATTCAAAACTGTCTCAGCCACATTTGTGCTGAAGGTCTATG ACTACATCCGGAACGTGTCTGTGAACACAGAGCCTGCCGATGCCTTAGAGGGAGCCGAAAAGTTCACTTTGCAGTACAGCACACTGCAGGGTGAGgccgaccagtggaggtggtACTTTAACAGTGTGGAGATACAGAACAACTCTCACTACACAGTGGGCCAGAAGAGCCTGGTCATCCATCAGCCCAACCGGAACGACACAGGACCTTACACCCTGGTCCTGACCAACCCTTTCAGCACTGTCACATTTCATAGGAAAATAACTGTTCTCT ATGGACCAGACGAGCCCATGCTTGGAGCCAGTCCGTCCCAGGCCTTCTTTGTTTCTGgagataccctctctctctcctgtcaggccGAGGGGGTTCCCCAACCCTCCACCTCCTGGATGTTTGGGGGTCAGACCCTGCCCGTTTCCCAAGGAGGAAGTCTCAATCTGACCAATGTCCAAACTAGCCAGGGGGGCATATACACCTGTGTGCTGGTCAATGTGAACACTGGAGCGCAGCGCAAGAGGAACTTGACAGTCAACGTTTATG AGAGCCCGACAGCCAGCCCACTGTGCTCAGTCAGTGCAGTGAACGGAAATGTCGACCTGCAGTTCCACTGCAGGTGGCCAGGAGGCACCCCAGAAGCTCTGCTGTCCTTTCCTGCCTTGACTAACGCCACTAGCGGTGCTGGAGACGTCAATCTGACCATACCCGCCTCTCAGGACCTCAATGGGAAAATGGTCCTCTGTAGGGCCAATCACCCCCTCCGTCAGACACGGTGCAATATTACTGCCA CTGGTCCTGCAAAGTTTTTACCGATGGTCTTGACCACAGTGGACCGAGAGGGTAAAATAGTGGTCACCATCCACTGCAACAGCCAGGCCATGCCCAAGGCTATGGTCACATGGTCCAAAGGTACCGAGCTCTTAGCCAATGGCTTGCAGTACCAGATCAGCGTGGACACTGCGCAGCTCAACATCCATGATTTTAACACCAGCACCGCTCAGCTCTACACTTACACCTGTAACTGTAGCAACCCACTGGGCAACAATGGAAAAAAGACTCAGTTACTGG gCCCCACCATCTCAGATTCAAGTCTTTTCCCTAATCAAAATGGAACCATCGTCACAATGACCTGGGAGGTCCCTCCCACCTCTGTGATTACAG GCTTTGACATTCAGATGAGCGGACCAGACCTCCTAACTGTCACTAAAAATGGCAGCCGAAGGAAAAGAGCCATAGAGGGATTCCGGAGCATTCAGCAGAGGCCCGGTTCCTCCCGGAGCACTGATATCTCTGTTCTGGATCCCAAATCCACATACTACTTCCGGGTCATCCCCATTGCTGGCCGAACTCAGGGGGAACCATCAGCGATGCAGAGAATTGGACCCG GTGGTCTGAGCAGACCACAGATTATAGGCCTCGCTGTCGGGATCCCCTgtggcctcctcttcctcctcctcctcatcggCCTCATATACCTCTGTGTCTACTGCTGCAGGAAGAAAC GTCAACAGAACAGATATCCTGTGCCCAGAGCTGTAGAGAAG GTGGTGTCAACCCAACCAGACGTAAACACTCCCAACCACCTGCTGACTGGAGGACTCAAACCACTGCCTGATTACAACAGAATGACATCGCAGGCG GCTCCGGCTGAGCGGTCAATCCCTCTCCCCACGTTTGTCGCTCCTCCCCCTGTGAGAACTGCCACAATTGTGTAA